Proteins encoded within one genomic window of Anopheles gambiae chromosome 3, idAnoGambNW_F1_1, whole genome shotgun sequence:
- the LOC133393151 gene encoding uncharacterized protein LOC133393151, with protein MQEESAVIADFTCAVCDKADSVDSLLQCDFCDKWYHYECAHVDKTVETRAWWCAECEVKTKLASGKKDDEIARLKREMEALKATTEKALALIREKDAEVARLSKSSERTSFSPGESLPCSTAKRISVNEEGDLSQSQIAARQAVRYELPSFNGNPEEWPIFLSTFRRSSRTFGFTEDENILRLQGALRGKALRTVQGRLRHADNLEEILSALEKSYGRPDVLVNTLLEQIRESPPIKSERLDSFIEYGDLVAEICSTIKASGTSDRLYDAALLQELVDRMPAYLRWSWGMHSQELKSVTMSEFGAWIQKATDGAMAVTPPQLKKKTTTRQVHAQHVETHQPQPNRHRECALCNSDTCGTIAECRVFNRLSVADRWDKVRTLKLCKRCLGKHYGPCSKRDDCGVQGCVAKHHRKLHRVTSEERVEINHHGTRSDGTLLRYVPVKLHGESGPIYTHALLDEGSTVTLMEQELARQLGVSGVLDPLCLQYSAGERRDERDSERVAVQVSSAEENASAFSMADVRTVSRLSLPIQSVDVNELKRKYKHLEAIPAASYEAVSPRLLIGIDHYRLTRPLKTIEGQPGQPTATKTRLGWLIFGKCTDNANDASIVQPESSYHVCDCQGETSRADRMMAAYFEVEGYGPAKEPLLSKEDQRAMSILQNSTKHVDGRYTTGLLWRSDNVFMPENRQMALSRMECLERKMSRDTSLAEKINAILEDYLKKGYARPIREDELKTFYPRKWYLPVFPVTNPNKPNKVRLVWDAAAEVRGISLNKKLLTGPDLLTPLQAVLFRFREYRVAVAADIRKMYHQVRICDDDVHSQRFLWRWGNTNAEPQEFVMLRMTFGAACSPSTAQFVKNENAEKYRSLYPRAVRCIHEEHYVDDMLTSVETEPEAIELAYQVSVIHNNAGFSLHNWLSNSIKVATAVKGTESTLKEMDFEPCLKPEKVLGMWWDTTTDSFGFKLSRVRHLELARKDKPPSKRQMLRTLMSIYDPLGLIAGVLFYLKVLLQEVWRLHLGWDDEVPEEIQHKWDAWMERLPELESFIIPRCYRQLASLTESSLQLHVFVDAGADGYAAVAYFRFECHGRIEVSLVGSKARVAPLKYLSVPRLELQAAVMGCRIASSITSAHRETIRGSYFWTDSTDVIDWINADHRKYSIFVAHRVAEVLDTTNDDDWRWLPTKLNVADEATKWTNLQHHLASERWFSGPEFLQLPEAEWNIPRRVPSETSEEVRKKDRLKLVGIHIARPIFIDYERFSRWTRLVRTMAYVCRSA; from the exons ATGCAAGAGGAAAGTGCAGTGATCGCGGACTTTACGTGTGCGGTGTGCGATAAGGCGGATTCGGTAGATTCGTTATTGCagtgcgatttttgcgataaATGGTACCATTACGAGTGTGCGCACGTGGATAAAACGGTAGAGACGAGGGCATGGTGGTGTGCGGAGTGCGAAGTGAAGACCAAACTAGCGAGCGGCAAGAAAGACGACGAGATAGCGCGCTtgaagagagagatggaggcTCTTAAAGCCACGACGGAGAAAGCGTTAGCTTTGATACGGGAGAAGGATGCGGAAGTAGCTCGGCTCAGTAAGAGCAGCGAGCGAACCTCGTTTTCGCCCGGGGAATCGCTTCCTTGCTCAACGGCTAAACGGATTTCGGTCAACGAAGAAGGTGACCTGAGCCAAAGCCAAATAGCAGCCCGTCAAGCAGTGCGCTATGAACTCCCTTCATTCAATGGGAATCCCGAGGAATGGCCGATATTTCTGTCTACCTTTCGAAGATCGTCTCGTACGTTTGGGTTTACCGAAGACGAAAATATCCTTCGATTGCAAGGAGCGTTACGGGGAAAAGCACTACGAACGGTGCAAGGCCGTCTCCGGCACGCTGACAATCTGGAGGAAATATTGAGCGCGCTTGAAAAATCATACGGGCGACCGGATGTGTTAGTGAATACGTTGCTCGAACAAATTCGCGAATCACCGCCGATTAAGTCTGAGCGGCTCGATAGTTTTATCGAATACGGCGATTTAGTTGCTGAAATATGTTCAACTATAAAGGCAAGCGGAACTTCTGACAGATTGTACGATGCAGCGCTGCTTCAAGAGCTGGTGGACCGTATGCCGGCATATCTGCGCTGGAGCTGGGGCATGCATAGTCAGGAGCTGAAAAGTGTGACGATGAGCGAGTTCGGTGCCTGGATTCAGAAGGCGACGGATGGAGCAATGGCGGTAACTCCTCCGCagctgaagaagaagacgacAACGCGACAAGTGCATGCGCAACACGTGGAGACGCATCAGCCCCAACCCAATAGGCATCGAGAGTGCGCGTTGTGTAACAGTGATACGTGCGGTACGATCGCGGAGTGTCGGGTGTTTAACCGGTTAAGCGTTGCTGATAGGTGGGACAAGGTGCGCACCTTGAAGTTGTGCAAACGATGTTTGGGCAAGCACTACGGCCCGTGTTCGAAGCGTGACGACTGTGGTGTCCAAGGATGCGTCGCTAAGCATCACCGGAAGTTGCATCGTGTCACCAGCGAGGAACGCGTGGAGATAAATCATCATGGAACGCGCTCCGATGGTACATTGCTGCGTTACGTGCCGGTAAAGCTGCACGGTGAGAGTGGTCCAATTTACACGCATGCGCTGTTAGACGAGGGGTCGACGGTGACGTTGATGGAGCAGGAGCTCGCCAGGCAACTTGGAGTTAGCGGCGTTCTTGACCCGTTGTGTTTGCAGTACAGTGCGGGAGAGCGACGCGATGAACGTGATTCGGAAAGGGTAGCGGTGCAAGTCTCCAGTGCTGAAGAAAATGCATCCGCATTTTCGATGGCCGACGTGCGTACAGTCAGCCGGTTATCGCTCCCTATCCAATCGGTCGATGTGAACGAGTTGAAGCGGAAATATAAGCATTTGGAGGCGATTCCAGCTGCCTCGTATGAGGCTGTTTCTCCTCGTTTACTAATCGGTATCGACCATTACAGATTGACCAGACCTTTGAAAACTATAGAAGGACAGCCAGGACAACCTACAGCTACGAAGACGCGTTTGGGATGGCTCATTTTTGGCAAATGCACGGATAACGCTAACGACGCATCCATTGTGCAGCCGGAGTCTAGCTACCACGTATGCGATTGCCAAGGAGAGACCTCACGGGCAGATCGTATGATGGCAGCGTACTTCGAAGTGGAAGGTTATGGTCCTGCGAAGGAGCCTTTGTTGTCGAAGGAGGATCAACGTGCGATGTCGATTCtgcaaaacagcacaaaacacGTCGACGGGCGGTACACCACGGGTTTACTCTGGCGGAGCGACAACGTTTTCATGCCGGAAAACCGTCAAATGGCTCTATCTAGGATGGAGTGTCTGGAGCGTAAGATGAGCCGAGATACGAGCCTTGCGGAGAAAATTAACGCGATACTAGAGGACTACTTGAAAAAGGGCTATGCCAGACCGATAAGAGAGGATGAGCTGAAAACCTTCTACCCTAGGAAATGGTATCTTCCAGTGTTTCCAGTGACAAATCCTAACAAGCCTAATAAAGTTAGGTTAGTATGGGATGCGGCAGCTGAAGTTAGAGGTATCTCGCTGAACAAGAAGCTGCTGACTGGGCCTGACCTGTTGACGCCGCTGCAAGCCGTGCTATTCCGTTTCCGTGAATATCGAGTCGCGGTGGCAGCTGACATCCGGAAAATGTACCACCAGGTACGCATTTGCGATGATGACGTCCACAGTCAACGGTTCCTATGGAGATGGGGAAACACAAATGCAGAGCCGCAGGAGTTTGTCATGCTGAGGATGACCTTCGGTGCAGCATGCTCTCCAAGTACGGCGCAATTCGTAAAGAACGAGAATGCGGAGAAATATCGTTCCCTGTACCCGCGTGCAGTTCGCTGTATCCATGAAGAACATTACGTGGATGACATGCTTACAAGTGTGGAAACGGAACCAGAAGCGATTGAGCTGGCATATCAGGTGAGCGTAATACACAATAATGCTGGATTTTCTCTCCACAATTGGCTCTCAAATAGCATCAAAGTCGCGACAGCGGTAAAAGGCACTGAGTCAACCCTCAAGGAAATGGATTTCGAACCGTGTCTAAAGCCAGAGAAGGTGCTGGGAATGTGGTGGGACACCACAACAGATAGTTTCGGCTTTAAACTATCCCGTGTAAGACACCTGGAGCTGGCACGCAAGGACAAACCACCGTCCAAGAGGCAGATGCTGCGGACTTTGATGTCGATCTACGACCCGTTAGGTTTGATCGCAGGCgtgcttttttatttgaaagtaCTTCTTCAGGAAGTCTGGCGCCTACACCTTGGCTGGGATGACGAAGTTCCGGAAGAGATTCAGCATAAATGGGACGCCTGGATGGAACGACTGCCAGAATTGGAAAGTTTCATCATACCACGTTGCTACCGACAGCTGGCGTCGCTCACCGAATCATCTCTACAGCTACACGTGTTCGTTGATGCGGGTGCAGATGGTTACGCAGCGGTCGCGTACTTCCGTTTTGAGTGCCATGGACGTATCGAGGTGTCGTTAGTTGGATCCAAAGCTAGAGTGGCGCCTCTAAAGTATCTTTCCGTGCCCCGCTTAGAGCTGCAGGCTGCTGTGATGGGTTGCAGAATAGCCTCGTCTATAACTAGTGCTCATCGAGAAACTATTCGTGGAAGCTACTTCTGGACAGACTCGACTGATGTTATAGACTGGATAAACGCAGACCACCGTAAGTACTCGATTTTCGTCGCACATAGGGTTGCTGAGGTGCTGGACACGACGAACGACGACGATTGGCGATGGCTTCCAACTAAACTTAATGTGGCGGACGAAGCGACCAAATGGACCAACCTGCAGCATCATCTCGCCTCCGAACGATGGTTTAGTGGGCCCGAGTTCCTGCAACTACCCGAAGCAGAATGGAACATACCTCGTCGAGTACCATCGGAAACGTCCGAGGAGGTGCGGAAAAAGGATAGGCTGAAGCTGGTCGGCATCCACATAGCGCGTCCGATTTTCATCGACTACGAGAGATTTTCCCGATGGACGCGGCTGGTCAGGACGATGGCTTACGTGTGTCG GTCCGCTTAA